From one Humulus lupulus chromosome 8, drHumLupu1.1, whole genome shotgun sequence genomic stretch:
- the LOC133795855 gene encoding uncharacterized protein LOC133795855, with protein MLVEKVFGLYTNPTTTTPANRKKSNWRHPGEGYSDPSAKRARTEDPPAPTPSKETTPPPSPANQNPPASADPSPPAQLDKNLGILTVSTGWRRSEEMVPKHAEEIKAVEGRLAKQHKVVEAKHVEELRAAEVKITKLEEERKNKEESIAKITASKERYKEASLINY; from the exons ATGCTTGTCGAGAAGGTGTTCGGCTTGTACACCAATCCCACTACCACAACTCCTGCGAATAGGAAAAAGTCAAACTGGCGTCATCCCGGAGAAGGCTACAGTGATCCTTCCGCAAAAAGGGCTCGGACAGAGGACCCTCCTGCGCCAACTCCCTCAAAAGAGACGACTCCTCCTCCAAGTCCTGCTAACCAGAATCCTCCAGCTTCTGCCGACCCGAGTCCTCCTGCTCAACTAGATAAAAATCTG GGGATTCTGACCGTGAGTACCGGTTGGCGCCGCTCGGAGGAGATGGTCCCCAAGCATGCTGAAGAGATCAAGGCAGTCGAGGGAAGGCTCGCCAAGCAGCACAAGGTGGTCGAGGCTAAGCATGTTGAGGAGTTGCGAGCAGCTGAGGTTAAGAtcaccaagctcgaggaggaacgGAAGAATAAGGAGGAATCAATTGCCAAAATCACTGCCTCCAAGGAGAGGTATAAGGAGGCCTCGCTGATAAACTATTGA